TCCTATTGTTTTTTATGAAAGGGATTATCATAATTGGCAACTTTAATATTGTGTTACTTCTTTGAATTAGCTTTGCCATGTTAATAACATAAACATCAATAACTTAGATAAACATTGACATAAGAGCATTAAATATTGGTTGAGAAATCTAGATAAAAGTGCATAATTACATTTCTGTATGGTTCATGTAATATTATTATAATTTTTTATACAGTTTGAACCGAGTAAAAGTAATGGGATTAAAAAAGCATGAACGTCTTGCATACCGCTTATCTGATATTATCGTTAGACTCAACAACGGTGAACGGTTAGATATTTTTGAGCTAGCAGATACCTATAAGGTATCTATTCGTACCCTAAAAAGAGACTTTCAAGATCGTTTAACTATCTTAGATTTTAGTGAAGCAGGTCCACAGTTTTATTGTCTCAATGCTAAAAAAATTGGATATTTAGATATTACTGATATCAAACGCTTCGCTAACTTTGCCAGCGTCCAAGATCTCCTACCAAAAATTGACCGCCAATTTTTTCAAGAACAACTCAATCAAAGCATACTCGTTAAAGGTTTTGATTATGAAGACATTAGCGCGCGTACTAATGAATTTAAAGCCATCAATCAAGCCATTACCAATTGCCAATATATTGAATTTGATTACTATAAAATCAGCGGAAGTGGCAGTGGCAGCAAACACCATTATTTAGAACCTTATCACTTGCTCAATAAAAACGGTATTTGGTATGTAGTTGGCTGTCGCTATGGACAAACACTGACATTTTGCTTTACTCAAATAGCTAACCTGCAAATTAGTACTAAGACCTTTGCATGTTCTGAAG
This region of Psychrobacter sp. JCM 18902 genomic DNA includes:
- a CDS encoding helix-turn-helix transcriptional regulator, with the translated sequence MGLKKHERLAYRLSDIIVRLNNGERLDIFELADTYKVSIRTLKRDFQDRLTILDFSEAGPQFYCLNAKKIGYLDITDIKRFANFASVQDLLPKIDRQFFQEQLNQSILVKGFDYEDISARTNEFKAINQAITNCQYIEFDYYKISGSGSGSKHHYLEPYHLLNKNGIWYVVGCRYGQTLTFCFTQIANLQISTKTFACSEDIKEKILGTDSLFFGNQISEIVLQIDAKVAGYFERRDLLPNQELVRKLDNGDLLLICKDVHPREVVPIVQYWIPHIRVISPSEVQAQMKEVLKNYLAK